The Streptomyces bacillaris sequence ACTTGTCGAGCAGCCGCCGCGTGATGCTCGGCGCGAGCATCGCCTCGCCCGCCGCCACCACCCGGATCGCCTGCACCAGCTCGGCCGCCGGGGCGTCCTTCAGCAGGAACCCGCTCGCCCCCGCCCGCAGCGCCTCCACCACGTACTCGTCGAGATCGAACGTGGTCAGCACCAGCACCTTCGCCGGACCGTCCTTGCCGGGACCGGTGATCTGGCGGGTCGCCTCCACGCCGTCCATCCGCGGCATCCGGATGTCCATCAGCACCACATCGGGCTGCAGCGCCCGCACCTGGTCGATGGCCTGCAGACCGTCACCGGCCTCACCGACCACCGCGAGATCGCCCTCGGCCTCCAGAATCATCCGGAAACCGGTGCGCAGCAGCGGCTGGTCGTCGACCAGTAGGACGCGGATCGCCACGGAAACTCCTTACAGGCCCTCAAGAGCCACGGGTCGGCCGGCCTCGGCCCGGACGGGCCCCATTCTGCCCTGGTCACCCTCGCCCGGCTCCGCCGGGCGGACCGAGAGCGGATAGACCGGGGGAGTCCCGCCGAACTCCGGACAGACCGCCTGGTGGTCGCACCAGCCGCACAGCTTCGTCGGGCGCGGCCGCCAGTCACCGGTCTCCGTCGCCAGCGAGATCGCCTCCCACAGCGCCAGCAGCTTCCGCTCCACCCGCTCCAGATCCGCCACCACCGGGTCGTACGTCAGCACATCGCCGCTGCCCAGATAGACCAGCTGGAGCCGGCGCGGCACGATCCCCTTCAGCCGCCAGATCACCAGCGCGTAGAACTTCATCTGGAACAGCGGGCCCTCGGCATACTCCGGCCGCGGCGCCTTCCCCGTCTTGTAGTCGACGATCCGCACCTCGCCGGTGGGCGCCACATCGATCCGGTCGATCACCCCGCGCAGCCGCAGCCCCGACTCCAGCTCCGTCTCGACGAACATCTCCCGCTCCGCCGGCTCAAGACGCGTCGGGTCCTCCAGCGAGAACCACCGCTCCACCAGCCGCTCCGCCTCGCCCAGCCAGCGCGCCAGCCGCTCGCCCCCGGCATCGTCCGCGAACAGCTCGCCCAGCTCCGGCCGCGCCTCCAGGAGCCGGTCCCACTGGCCGGGCACCAGCGCCCGCGCCCTCGGCGCCGTACGGTCCGCCGCCGGGGCGTCGAACAGCCGCTCCAGCACCGCATGGACCAGCGTGCCCCGGGTAGCCGCCTCGCTGGGCTTCTCCGGCAGTTTGTCGATGACCCGGAAGCGGTAGAGCAGAGGGCACTGCATGAAATCGCTCGCCCGCGACGGCGACAGGGACGAAGGCGGCTGCGGCGGCCGGGGCACGGAGGTCATGTCTCAGACCCTACGGCCCGCCACCGACAGTCAGCGGCATACCATCGACGGCAGACCCTCGTGACGCGCGTCATCGTGGCGCGGGCCACACACCGAACCGAAGGGACCACGTGGACAAGAGCGGCGACAGCGGGCGGCCGCAGCCCGGCGCAGGGGGAACCGACCCCGGCGCCGCCCCCGGTGGCGAGCAGCCCAGACGCCCCGCCGAACCGGGCGGCGGCCTGCTCATGGGCCGCCCCTTCGGCGTGCCCGTCTACGTGGCACCCAGCTGGTTCGTCGTCGCCGCACTGATCACCTGGGTCTTCGGCGGCCAGCTCGACCGGGTCCTGCCCGAGCTGGGCGGCGCCCGCTATCTCGTCGCCCTCTTCTTCGCGATCGCCTTCTACGCCTCCGTACTCGTCCACGAACTGGCCCACACGGTCGCCGCCCTGCACTACAAGCTGCCCGTCCGCCGCATCCAGCTCCAGTTCTTCGGCGGCGTCTCCGAGATCGAGAAGGAGACCGAGACCCCCGGCCGCGAGTTCATCCTCGCCTTCGTCGGCCCCCTCCTCTCCCTCGTCCTCGGCGGGATCTTCTACGGCGCGATGCAGTTCGTCGAGCCCGGCACCGTCCCCGGCGTCCTGCTCGCCGGACTGATGATCTCCAACCTCATCGTGGCCGCCTTCAACCTGCTCCCCGGCCTGCCCCTCGACGGCGGCCGGATGCTCCGCGCCGTCGTCTGGAAGATCACCGGCAAGCCCATGAGCGGCACCGTCGCCGCCGCCTGGGTCGGCCGGGGCCTCGCCGTCACCGTCCTCATCGGGCTGCCGCTGCTCACCCACACCGGGGCCGTCGGCAGCGCCAACCAGGAGATCGGCGGGGTGGAGACCGTCATGGACGCGCTCCTCGCCGCGATCCTGGCCGGCATCATCTGGACCGGCGCCGGGAACAGCCTGCGCATGGCCCGCCTCCGCGAGCACCTGCCCGACCTCCGCGCCCGCACCCTCACCCGCCGCGCCGTCCCCGTCGAGTCCGCCACCCCCCTCTCCGAGGCGCTGCGCCGGGCCAACGAGGCAGGAGCCCGCGCCCTCGTCGTCGTCGACGGACAGGGCAACCCCAAGGGCGTCGTCCGCGAGGCCGCCATCGTCGGCGTCCCCGAACACCGCCGCCCCTGGGTCGCCGTCAGCGGCCTCGCCCAGGACCTCACCGAGGGCATGAAGGTCCCCGCCGAACTGGCCGGCGAAGCCCTCCTGGACCGGCTCAAGGCCACCCCGGCCACCGAGTACCTGGTCGTCGAGGAGACCGGCCAGATCTACGGAGTCCTCTCCACCGCCGACGTCGAGCGCGCCTTCGTCAAGGCCATGGCCCGCCCCGAGTCCTGAAGGGGCCCCGCGGCACCGGTAGGCTGGTCACATGTCTGAACCGACCGGTGCCGCCCGCCGACGTGGGCCCTTCAAGGTCGGGGACCAGGTACAGCTCACCGACCCCAAGGGACGCCACTACACCTTCACGCTCGAAGCCGGGAAGAACTTCCACACCCACAAGGGTTCTTTCCAGCACGACGAGCTGATCGGTGCTCCCGAGGGCAGTGTTGTCCGAACCACGGGAAACGTCGCCTACCTCGCGCTGCGCCCCCTGCTCCCCGACTACGTCCTCTCCATGCCCCGCGGCGCCGCCGTGGTCTACCCCAAGGACGCGGGCCAGATCCTGGCCTTCGCGGACATCTTCCCCGGCGCCCGCGTCGTGGAGGCAGGGGTCGGCTCCGGCTCCCTCTCCACCTTCCTGCTGCGAGCCATCGGCGAGCAGGGCATGCTGCACTCCTACGAGCGCCGTGAGGACTTCGCGGAGATCGCCCGGCAGAACGTCGAGCGCTACTTCGGCTCGCCGCACCCCGCCTGGCAGCTGACCGTCGGAGACCTCCAGGACAACCTCTCCGACACCGACGTCGACCGCGTCGTGCTGGACATGCTCGCCCCCTGGGAGTGCCTGGAGGCCGTCTCCAAGGCCCTGGTGCCCGGCGGCATCCTCTGCGCCTACGTGGCCACCACCACCCAGCTCTCGCGCACCGTCGAGTCCATCCGCGAGATCGGCTGCTTCGCCGAACCGCAGCCCTGGGAGTCGATGATCCGCAACTGGCACGTCGAGGGCCTGGCCGTCCGCCCCGACCACCGGATGATCGGCCACACCGGCTTCCTGGTCACCGCCCGCCGCCTCGCGGACGGCGTCGAGCCGCCGCTGCGCCGCCGCCGCCCCTCCAAGGGCGCCTACGGCGAGGACTACGAGGGACCGGGCAGCCAGAGCCGCGGAGGCTCCGCCGACCGCGGCTGACCGCCCAACGAACCGGCGCCGCCGTGGAGTTCCCCGACCGACCGGGGAACTCCACGGCGGCGCCTTCCTGTTGCCGTCCGGAACGCGCCCCTGCGGTGAAACCGGCGCACACCCCGCCGTTCCCCCGGCGTGTGAGGTGTGGCACGATGCTGGCCACCCCTCGGGGGTGCCCC is a genomic window containing:
- a CDS encoding response regulator; translated protein: MAIRVLLVDDQPLLRTGFRMILEAEGDLAVVGEAGDGLQAIDQVRALQPDVVLMDIRMPRMDGVEATRQITGPGKDGPAKVLVLTTFDLDEYVVEALRAGASGFLLKDAPAAELVQAIRVVAAGEAMLAPSITRRLLDKYADHLPSGEDPVPDALHTLTDREVEVLKLVARGLSNAEIAADLFVSETTVKTHVGHVLTKLGLRDRVQAAVYAYESGLVRPGAQ
- a CDS encoding RecB family exonuclease produces the protein MQCPLLYRFRVIDKLPEKPSEAATRGTLVHAVLERLFDAPAADRTAPRARALVPGQWDRLLEARPELGELFADDAGGERLARWLGEAERLVERWFSLEDPTRLEPAEREMFVETELESGLRLRGVIDRIDVAPTGEVRIVDYKTGKAPRPEYAEGPLFQMKFYALVIWRLKGIVPRRLQLVYLGSGDVLTYDPVVADLERVERKLLALWEAISLATETGDWRPRPTKLCGWCDHQAVCPEFGGTPPVYPLSVRPAEPGEGDQGRMGPVRAEAGRPVALEGL
- a CDS encoding site-2 protease family protein — its product is MDKSGDSGRPQPGAGGTDPGAAPGGEQPRRPAEPGGGLLMGRPFGVPVYVAPSWFVVAALITWVFGGQLDRVLPELGGARYLVALFFAIAFYASVLVHELAHTVAALHYKLPVRRIQLQFFGGVSEIEKETETPGREFILAFVGPLLSLVLGGIFYGAMQFVEPGTVPGVLLAGLMISNLIVAAFNLLPGLPLDGGRMLRAVVWKITGKPMSGTVAAAWVGRGLAVTVLIGLPLLTHTGAVGSANQEIGGVETVMDALLAAILAGIIWTGAGNSLRMARLREHLPDLRARTLTRRAVPVESATPLSEALRRANEAGARALVVVDGQGNPKGVVREAAIVGVPEHRRPWVAVSGLAQDLTEGMKVPAELAGEALLDRLKATPATEYLVVEETGQIYGVLSTADVERAFVKAMARPES
- a CDS encoding tRNA (adenine-N1)-methyltransferase, with amino-acid sequence MSEPTGAARRRGPFKVGDQVQLTDPKGRHYTFTLEAGKNFHTHKGSFQHDELIGAPEGSVVRTTGNVAYLALRPLLPDYVLSMPRGAAVVYPKDAGQILAFADIFPGARVVEAGVGSGSLSTFLLRAIGEQGMLHSYERREDFAEIARQNVERYFGSPHPAWQLTVGDLQDNLSDTDVDRVVLDMLAPWECLEAVSKALVPGGILCAYVATTTQLSRTVESIREIGCFAEPQPWESMIRNWHVEGLAVRPDHRMIGHTGFLVTARRLADGVEPPLRRRRPSKGAYGEDYEGPGSQSRGGSADRG